In Tistrella mobilis, the genomic window CGCGGATCATCCACGACTTCGCGCTCCGCCGCGCGCTGATCGACATCGGCGAAGAGGTGGTGAACGAGGCCTATGACGGCCGCGCCGAGCGCCCGGCCATCGAGCAGATCGAACATGCCGAGCACCGGCTCTACACCCTTGCCGAACAGGGCGAGATCGAGGGCGGCTTCGTCTCCTTCGACCGCGCCCTCAGCACCGCCCTCGACCAGATCGAAGCGGCCTATAAGCGCGACGGCAATCTGGTGGGTGTCGCCACCGAACTGATCGACCTCGACAATCTGATGGGCGGATTGCAGCCCTCGGACCTGCTGATCCTGGCGGGGCGTCCATCAATGGGTAAGACGGCACTCGCCACCACCATCGCTTTCAACGCCGCGCGCGCCTACCGGACCGAACCCGAAGAGGCCGGCGGCAAGCCGAAGCAGGTCGACGGCGCGGTCGTGGGCTTTTTCTCGCTGGAAATGTCGGCCGAGCAGCTGGCTGCCCGCCTTCTGGCAGGTGCAGCCGGCGTGCCTTCAGATCGGCTGCGCCGCGGCACCATGTCGCCCGAGGATTTCGAGAAGGTGGTGATGGCGGCGCGGGAGCTGTCGCGCATCCCGCTGTTCATCGACGACACGCCGGCGATCACCGTCCCGGCGATGCGCGCCCGCGCCCGCCGGCTGAAGCGGCAGCACGGCCTGTCGATGATCGTGGTCGACTATCTGCAGCTGATGCGGGCGGTGCGTGCCACCGATAATCGCGTGCAGGAGGTCTCCGAGATCACCCAGGGCCTGAAGGCGGTCGCCAAGGAACTGAACGTGCCGGTGATCGCCCTCTCCCAGCTCTCCCGTGCGGTGGAGCAGCGTGAGGACAAGCGGCCGCAGCTGTCCGACCTGCGTGAAAGCGGCTCGATCGAGCAGGACGCCGACGTGGTGATGTTCGTGTTCCGCGAAGAATACTA contains:
- a CDS encoding replicative DNA helicase — protein: MTDTDFDAAGLPAITAGASTALTAGSDAAGTGLAVRSRPNNAEVEQALLGALLINNEATHRVSSFLRPEHFHEPVHQRIYGQILRFMERGQIANPATLKPLFDADPALANVGGATYLARLVGSAISIINVEDYARIIHDFALRRALIDIGEEVVNEAYDGRAERPAIEQIEHAEHRLYTLAEQGEIEGGFVSFDRALSTALDQIEAAYKRDGNLVGVATELIDLDNLMGGLQPSDLLILAGRPSMGKTALATTIAFNAARAYRTEPEEAGGKPKQVDGAVVGFFSLEMSAEQLAARLLAGAAGVPSDRLRRGTMSPEDFEKVVMAARELSRIPLFIDDTPAITVPAMRARARRLKRQHGLSMIVVDYLQLMRAVRATDNRVQEVSEITQGLKAVAKELNVPVIALSQLSRAVEQREDKRPQLSDLRESGSIEQDADVVMFVFREEYYLARAEPKQRPDEKPDKFAERYSHWQSRFEMSRSVAEVIVAKQRHGPIGTVRLHFDLNTTRFGNLDRDHAALLAANAPSSE